CCGTTGGTGGAGAGGTTTTCGGTAAGGTCACCAAGGACCAGGTTGCCGGAATCATCGCGAAGTTCAGGTAAGGGAGAGAGGTATCTCTCTATGCATATCTGCATCGATGACTATCTGTTGGATATCGTACAGAACTCGTTTGAGGCAGGCAGTTCCCTGGTGGAACTCACCTTTGCTGAGACGGGGACCAAGCTTTTCTGTGAGATACGTGACAACGGAAAGGGAATGAATGCAGAGATCCAGAGACGTGTGCTGGACCCGTTCTATTCAGATGGGGAGAAGCACAAGAAGCGAAAGGTCGGTCTGGGCTTACCGTTTCTCTCTCAGGCATGTGATGCTTGCGATGGGACCTTTGCCCTACGATCGGAAGAGGGAATTGGAACCACGGTTTCCTTCTCATTCCGCCTTGACCACATAGATGCCCCTCCTATGGGGAATGTGGCTTCCACTTTCCTGATACTACTCAGCCATCCTCTCTGTAGGGAGCTGGTGATTGAGCGGAGTTTGGAAACTGGGAAGGGCGGAGAGACGTATACGCTTCGAAAAAGCGAGCTTGAAGCGGTCCTTGGACCATTTGAGACCAGCGGGACATTGGCACTGCTCAGGCAGTACCTTTCCTCTCAGGAGGAAGAGCTGGAACAGTACCGCGAAGAGAAATTGCTGGATATGCATAGAAGAAATACGTCACCTTCCAGACTACAGGAGATGTGAACATGGCTAAAATGACACTTGAAGAGCTGAGAAAGCTCCGTGAAAAGAAGCAGAATGAGATCCAGAAGCGCGATATTGAGGGCAAGGATGCCCGTATTATCGTTGGCATGGGGACCTGTGGTATTGCAGCCGGTGCAAAACCGGTACTTGATACCTTTTTAGAAGTCCTCGACGAGAAGAAAATTGACAATGTCTCGGTCACCCAGACCGGATGCATGGGACTGTGCTATGTGGAGCCGACCATAGAGGTCATTGTTCCCGGTATGCCCGATGTCATCTATGGAAAGGTGGATGTAGAGACGGCACGCAAGATAGTTGAGCAGCATATTATCGGGAAGCAGCTGGTAACCGACCATATGTTCGATCGTCCTGCAGCTGACATCATCAAGAAGGATGGGGGTAAATAATGGCGTTCAGAAACTACATTTTGGTCTGTGGAGGAACAGCGTGTGAATCGAGCCGCGCGGACCAGATTTACCAGAACCTCTTAGAAGAGTGCAAGGCTCAGGGGGTTGCGGACGAGGTACAGATTGTAAAGACCGGATGTTTCGGTTTTTGTGAGC
The sequence above is drawn from the uncultured Sphaerochaeta sp. genome and encodes:
- a CDS encoding sensor histidine kinase — its product is MHICIDDYLLDIVQNSFEAGSSLVELTFAETGTKLFCEIRDNGKGMNAEIQRRVLDPFYSDGEKHKKRKVGLGLPFLSQACDACDGTFALRSEEGIGTTVSFSFRLDHIDAPPMGNVASTFLILLSHPLCRELVIERSLETGKGGETYTLRKSELEAVLGPFETSGTLALLRQYLSSQEEELEQYREEKLLDMHRRNTSPSRLQEM
- a CDS encoding (2Fe-2S) ferredoxin domain-containing protein; its protein translation is MAKMTLEELRKLREKKQNEIQKRDIEGKDARIIVGMGTCGIAAGAKPVLDTFLEVLDEKKIDNVSVTQTGCMGLCYVEPTIEVIVPGMPDVIYGKVDVETARKIVEQHIIGKQLVTDHMFDRPAADIIKKDGGK